In Salvelinus sp. IW2-2015 unplaced genomic scaffold, ASM291031v2 Un_scaffold2295, whole genome shotgun sequence, the genomic window agagggcagagagacacgagggcagagagacacagagagagaggcagagaggaccagagagaggcagagagagaagagagagacaggcagaatgcagagagagagagataaacccccttgaattgaattgagagagacagaacgacagacagacagagagagagacagacagagagagtgagacacagagaaggagagagagagagacagagacacacagagagagagagagacagacaagacagagagatagagacagacagacagagacagactatattatatatacagtggggagaacaagtatttgatacactgacaattttgcaggttttcctacttacaaagcatgtagaggtctgtaatttttatcataggtacacttcaactgtgagagaaggaatctaaaacaaaaatccagaaaatcacattgcatgatttttaagtaattaatttgcatctacacagatacaagataaacagatcactggctgagatacagcACCTACAGATACACGATAAAacagagatcactggctgagatacagcACCTACAGATACAAGATAAAACAGAGATCATCATCACGAGAATTTTTAATCTCAATGTTCTAAATGAACTAGTTTAATATCTCTGTCTGAATCCTGAAGGTTGTAAATCTCCAGTTCAAAGATACAGACAGAGCGAGGTGAGGTAGGAAGACATTTTGATATTTTAGGAGCCAATCATTTAGCCAGATTTACCAATACAACCTCTGATCACATCTCCAGTCTTCATGACTCACCAACAAAGAGTTGAACGGTGGTTTCCTTCACCTGGCTGTTCAGTTTTGGAAGGAAGCACCTGTATCTTCCAGCATCAGAGAGAGTAACTCTGGTCAGCTTTAAGGAGACGTTGCCATTCTTCAGTTCTTCTTTAAACATTGATGTCCTTCCCTTGTAGGATGGAAGCTGCCCCTCATAGGAGTCTCGACGGTCACGGTAAAGATGGACGTTTGCTGCCTTCTGGTTCAATTCTGTCCACTCCACTATCATGCCCTCAGCATTGACACTGGGTTTCAGGGAACATGGTAGAATGACGTCATCACCAGCTAAGGCAACGACTTTGTCAGCCGGTCCAACAACCTGAACCTCAGACGACACTGGAGAAAAACAAACGACACACAGTTAAAGATACCTGGTAACTTCCTGTTGTTCCATGGATTCTAGCCCATATGACACCATTGAGTCCTGTGTTTAGACTCAATAGtgcattgaagccaaatgaaggAGGTTAAGATGGTGTCTCATGTGGGAGATTTATGTAGatagtttgagctactccaggaagtgacgttacaggctagctcagtgctgccccctctcattaagtaactcaagttgaaggccaactggggtactgcaggctgccattcgAAACTATACACTGGGttaacaaaacattatgaacacctgcacTTTCATTGGCTGCCAAACCTGGGCCTAAAGACTCATTTAGGACTCGGACCGGATCCGGCTGTCAGACCCTGGCCTGCAGTTTCAGAGCTGGCATGCCGGAATCAGGCATGACGTTTGTTACATAACTAAAAAGCAGGTCTGATATGTATTGGGATACAAAAGCGTggattgatttgaaaaccaatagaagaatcttgAAATTAATTctaaactcacaggcagccagtgcagggGCCTTAAAACTGTTGTAAtgtgttctctgtctggtcttggtcagtatgagggaggaagaccagctgaatacatgatctctaacagaggaaggaatgatgagggaggaagaccagCGAAACATGATCTCTAACAGAGGAAggaatgatgagggaggaagacagCTGAATAACATGATGATGGAGGAAGACAGCTGAATacatgatgagggaggaagaccagCTGAATACATGATGAGGGAGGAAAGACAAGCTGAATacatgatgagggaggaagaccagctgaatacatgatgagggaggaagaccagCTGAATACATGAAATAAAAGGAGGAAGGAAGACCAGCTGAATTCATGATCTATAACAGAGGAAggaatgatgagggaggaagaccagctgaatacatgatctataacagaggaaggaatgatgagggaggaagaccagctgaatacatgaaatataacagaggaaggaatgatgaggaggaagaccagctgaatacatgatctataacagaggaaggaatgatgagggaggaagaccagctgaatacatgatctataacagaggaaggaatgatgagggaggagaccagctgaatacatgacctataacagaggaaggaatgatgagaggaagaccagctgaatacatgaactataacagaggaaggaatgatgagggaggaagaccagctgaatacatgatctataacagaggaaggaatgatgagggaggaagaccagCTGAATACATGATCTATAACAGAGGAAGGAATGATGAGGGAGGAGACCAGCTGAATACATGATCCTATAACAGGGGAGGAATGATGAGGAGGAAGACCAGCTGATACATGAACTATAACAGAGAAGGAATGATGAGGAGAAGACCAGCTGAATACATGATCTCTAACAGAGGAAggaatgatgagggaggaagaccagctgaatacatgatctctaacagaggaaggaatgatgagggaggaagaccagCTGAATACATGATCTATAACAGATATTAAGACCCATCTCTTTGGGCATTACTCTAATCTTACCTAAAGTATATTTAACCGTAACCCTTGTTCCGAAACCATTATTTCGACCTGGTATGTCTACTCTTTCTTGGCTTTTGCCATATTTTTGACTAAAAACGGTGTGAAACGTCTCCTTTTAGTCATAAACATGGCTACACTTCCTTTTGCCTAACAATTTTCGCCGTTCTCTACTTTGTGCGCATAGCACGGACGGACACMATTTTCACGCGACTTCGATACAGTTACGATTTTTAGGAGAGCATTTTCAATAACCATTACCTTTTTCCAAAACTTAACTAAAYCTCATAACCTACTttcgtaaattctcctaacctgctacgaaacaGTAACTTCCGTATCGAAGTATCGTGTAAACAGTGTTTCTCTGCCACGGACAACATCCTACAGTCTACAGCCTCACCACACCCAAACTGTCCTGTCTGATCAGACGACAAGACATCTACATTTCCTGCACTCGGTTTTGATCCTGAACTTGAATTCTCCCCGTTTCTTTCTTGTTAATAATATGTTCAGATAATAAAATAGCCTACAGGCTAAATAATGAAGGAATAATGTTGTGTCCTACCTGTCGTTATCAATGAAACACTGATGAACAGAATCCCAAAACACCAGGCCGCCGAGGTCGGAAAGGTCTTCATTTCACTAACAAAACAAGTCTGACTCCAAGGTAAAGCTGTTTGTAACTGGTGAATAAAACTATTTGGAGTTTagaaaaataaaccaaaacagTTGAAAGACTAATTTGTCAACGAACAGAATGTAACACGACGTCTGTTACAGAAATTACGAGGAAAAGGGTGGTGgcgtttcactttcacttacagTACTTCTAGTTGAATATCATCTCGCGATATCTGGCTCCATCTAGTGTTCTGTTATGGACATTAACTTCATGTCAAATGTCCTAAAACACATACGTGCACAAATGTGAATCTTGAAATAAACGTGAAAGTAGGCTGTAGTTAAAATTTCAACCTACAACTTGTGATGTGAAATTGTCCTAAGAATCATctaataaccaaaaaagtcaaaaaatattttatattttagattcttcaaagtagccaccctgtgctccgagtggcgcagcctCTTAGAgccgtcactacagtccctgtttcaaatccaggctgaatcacacctggccatgattgggagtaccatagggcagcgcacaattggcccagcgtcttccgggtttggctggggtaggctgtcattgtaaataagaatttgttcttaactgacttgcctagttaaaaaaaggttaaataaataaaataaatgacatgaagaagaagagacttggccaagaaacacaagcaatggatattagGCTGGtgctctgatgagtccacatttgaggtttttggttccaaccgccatgtctttagTAGACGAAGtaggttaacggatgatctccgcatgtgttgttcccgccgtgaagcacggaggaggaggtgtgatggtgtggggctgctttattggtgacactgtctgtgatttatttagaattcaaggcacacttaaccagcttggctaccacagcattctgcagcgatacgccatcccatctggtttgggcttagtgggactatcatttgtttttcaacaggacaatgacccaaaacacagctccaggctgtgtaagggctatttgaccaaggggagtgatggagtgctgcatcagatgacttggcctccacaatcacccgacctcaacccaattgagatggtttgggatgagttggaccgtagggtgaaggaaaagcagccaacaagtacccagcatatgtgggaactccttcaagactgttggaatagcaatcctcatgaagctcgttgagagaatgccaagagtgtgcaaagttgtcatcaaggcaattttttatttttatttaacctttatttaactaggcaagtcagttaagaacaaattcttattttcaatgacagcctaggaacagtgggttaactgccttgttcaggggcaggacaacagttttaaccttgtcagctcggggattcgatcttgcaacgctctaaccactaggctacctgtcgtccCCTGCAGTAGTGGTTTTGTTTGccgaaattcgaccatgaaggcctgattcacgcagtctcctctgaacagttgatgttgggttgtgtctgttacttgaactctgtgaggtgcaatctgaggtgcagttaattgtcgATTTCTGAGACTAGAGTTACCAATgtacttatcctttgcagcagaagtaactcggagtcttcctttcctgtggcggtcctcatgagagccagtttcatcatagcgcttgatggtttttgcgactgcacttgaagaaacttttaaagttcttgaaatgttcaggattgactgaccttcatgtcttatagcAATGATGGTTGAGACATTAGatttttagacatgaaggtcagtcaatgatgaactgtcatttcgctttgcttatttgagctgttcttgccataatatggacttggtcttttaccaaatagggctatcttctgtataccacccctaccttgtcacaacacaactgattggctccaacgcattaagatggaaagaaattccacaaatgaacaaggcacacctgttaattgaaatgcattccaggtgactacatcatgaagctggttgagagagtgccaagagtgtgcaaagctgtcatcaaggcaaagggtggctactttgaagaatggggaaacctggaatggaacatttagaagggccttgagtatcttctaaatactcCATTCCAGGTTCCCTGAACCTCAACACCTATCAGTTGATCTGTATAGACATGAAAAGTTAAGGCATTTACAATGTATCAACCATAATGCTATACAGTATATGACCAGTATATGACTGATGTTAAAGCTGCTGAATGAATAATACAACACACATTATATTAAAACACATTCCAATCAGAATAATACATGTATCAGTTAATAGATCACATTTGATCAAATGCCACAATTGTTCCAGCAGGTGGAGCTACAATGTAACAACATACAGCATTGTGACTCACAGTTCTATATTAGAATTCCATGAGTTCCATTCTGATGGTTGTTATGGTGATCWGGTGATCTCAGCCTCACTCTTCTTCAACATGATCACCTGTTCAACACAGAAGTAGTTCATCAGTGTGGCCATGTATTTACTTATCCAATACAGAACCACTTAGAAATTGAAATCATATCTGCTACTTAGAATCGTGCTTATGTCCAGCTCTCCCATATCAATACCATGGATATTAAAACTCGTTATcaatacccagactatttactcCTAAATGCATGTATTCATATCAGTGACATATTGTGGTGGTTGACTCTAATCCGTCCTACTTTCTACTTCTACTAAGAGGTAACATAATATAGTACACACTGTGTTCAGAATACCATATTGTGGTAGTTGTACTCTAGTCCCTCCTACTATCTACTATACTAAGAGGTAATATAAATATAGTACACACTGTGTTCAGAATACCATATTGTGGTAGTTGACTCTAATCCATCTCTACTTCTACTAAGAGGTAACATAATATAGTACACACTGTGTCAGAATACCATATTGTGGTAGTTGACTCTAATCCATCCTACTATCTACTTCTACTAAGAGGTaaacataatatatacacactGTGTTCAGAATACCATATTGTGGTAGTTGATCTAATCCATCTAATCCTATCTACTTCTACTAGAGGTAAAAATATAGTACACACTGTGTTCAGAAAACCATATTGTGACCCTACAGCTTGTTGTGTTGTAGGGTAGAACTCACCTAATTGGTCTTGGTTGGTCTTCCTGGGTACCCTGGTTTCACCTAAacatacagttatcaacactttacaacatggctcaatcagagctacagttatcaacactttacaacatggttcaatcagagctacagttatcaacactttacaacatggttaaTCAGAGATACAGTATCAACACTTTAacacatggttcaatcagagatacagttatcaacactttaacaacatggttcaatcagagatacagttatcaacacttacaacatggttcaatcagagaaacagttatcaacactttacaacatggttcaatcagagatacagttatcaacactttacaacatggttcaatcagagatacagttatcaaccACTTTACAAACATGGTCAATCAGAgaatacagttatcaacactttacaacatggttcaatcagagactACAGTTAtcaaacactttacaacatgggttcaatcagagatacagttatcaacactttacaacatggttcaatcagagatacagttatcaacactttacaacatggttcaatcagagatacagttatcaacactttacaaacatggttcaatcagagatacagttatcaacactttacaacatggttcaatcagagatacagtttCATCAAcaactttacaacatggttcaatcagaactacagttatcaacactttacaacatggttcaatcagagatacagttatcagAGCTAGGAATAGTAGAATGgtgatggctgacgttttatgtGCTCCTAACCGACTAttcaattattataatttgttGTGTGTTACTTATTTTGCGTTACTTTTTGCGTACTTATTTTATACATAATTTTGCTGCTACCTTCTCTTATGAAAATaatttctggacatcagaacagtgattacacaccttgaaatggaagaagctttttcctttaacgagtccgatgagGATATACTGTTTtcttctcgggaacaggcccaaatctctgtcatttgtgtgaagaaaaagacggagaaaaaaggggtggatCTCGGTCTGTCTTCTGAGAATTCGTTGGCGggtgagtaaactcccactgccattcATCCTATTCatcctattggccaatgtgcaatcattggaaaataaaattgatgacctatgaTCAAgattaccaacgggacattaaaaactaataTCTTTTGTTTCTTGAGTCTTAGCTGAActacacggataatatacagctGGCAGAATTTTCCATGaaccggcaggacagagaagctacgtctggtaagacgaggggtgggggtctATTTGTCAAAAACAGCACGATGTCTAATGTTAAATAAGTCttcgaggtattgcttgcctgaggtagagtaccttatgataagctgtagagagttctcatctatattattcgttgCCGtcgatttaccaccacaaactgatgctggcactaagaccacactcaaccaactataaggccataagcaaagaagaaaatgctcatccagaagtgaccagggacttcaatgcaggcaaaaagtttttacctaatttctaccagcatgtcacatgtgcaaccagagggaaaaaaactgtagaccacctttactccacacacagagatgcgtacaaagctctcccccaccctccttttggcaaatgtGACCATACTTCTATCTTCCCGATACCtggttacaagcaaaaactaagcaggaagtaccagtgactcgctcaatacggaagtggtcagatgacg contains:
- the LOC112073560 gene encoding myelin-oligodendrocyte glycoprotein-like — encoded protein: MKTFPTSAAWCFGILFISVSLITTVSSEVQVVGPADKVVALAGDDVILPCSLKPSVNAEGMIVEWTELNQKAANVHLYRDRRDSYEGQLPSYKGRTSMFKEELKNGNVSLKLTRVTLSDAGRYRCFLPKLNSQVKETTVQLFVDSFSHS